Genomic window (Marasmius oreades isolate 03SP1 chromosome 3, whole genome shotgun sequence):
CGAGTCTGTGGGTCCATATGCGAGACTATGATATCAGTATTGGAGTAGGTGGAGTGATTTGTAAAcacaagttttttttttgaaagcgGCCTACTTACAATTATTCGGATAACTGTAATATTTCCGGTTCCCGGCAATTCATGTCAACCTTCTCGCAGCAACCATTACCTTCACCCCAGCTTGAACTCAAATCTTCGCTCCTCCTGTAGTCACTAAGCAAACATGCGAAGACGTACACAAGAGGACAGTCGCGGCACCCTCATCGAAGCACGCCAATATTAATACTCGTGTATTCGCGCTtgcttcatgtggtggatcAAAATCTCTATTTCAGTAAACTCCTCACGAGGAGTACTAGTCGGAGGTCATTCTACTCGGGAGACAGTGCGCCTGTGAACGGGAAGGGTAAGGAGACGTCATTCCGGTCAGTGGGTGAGTAATTTTGTAAATGGTTCGTGTATATAAAGTGAAGCTTTGTCAATGCGACAGTAATTGATTCCCACTACCTCAAATATCCTATGCTTCTTCATCGCCTCAACCTTAGTACATTCAGCTTTCTGGGCATTATAGCGCTAGTCAGTGACGGTGCCCAAGGAGCCCGTAACACATCCTCCTGCCCAGGTTTGTGCTTGTCTCAACTCTAGACACGGGCTGACAGATTCTACTAGGATACGAATTAACCTCCCGATCTGATAGTGAGACTGGTTTCGTCGCTGCCCTGAAGCTCAACGGTCCTCCCTGCGATGCTTTTGGAAACGATATCCCGAATCTCACCATTCAGGTTACTTACGAAAGCACTTCACGGTGAGTTTCCTTCCAAGCGGTTGATAGAAAATACCAAATGCGGCAAATCTCCCTAGATTACATGTAAATATTTTCGATTCGAACCACAAGCAGTTCGTTGTTCCAGAGTCCGTTGTCTCGCGACCTCCAGCTCCTACGCAATCTTTTGTGAACGGGTCCGATCTCGTCTTCAACTTCGAGTCTTCGCCCTTTACATTCTGGGTTACCCGACGTTCCGACCCTCAGTCTTTACCGTTATTCGACACAAGGCTGAACTCACTTCCGGCAACACCGATACCTCCTGTGATCGCTAACGACAACAGTACAGCACTCGATAATTTCAACCTCGTATTTGAAGATCAGTATCTCCAGGTAAGTAGATCTGCTCTTATCCAGGACATCACATAATGGAATCTATCTCCAGCTTACTTCTGCTCTGCCAAACGATGCCAATATCTATGGCTTGGGGGAATTCTACTCGGAAAGCGGGTTCAGACGTAGAATTTCTGAGAATGGAGGGTCCATTCAAACCTTTTGGGATCGTGATGCTGCTGATCCTATTGACGCGAACATGTAGGTGTATTTCGATCGGAATTACAAAAAAACAGGACTATTTCTTACTCTCTTCCAGGTACGGCTCTCACCCATTCTACATGGAACATCGTTTCAACGAAGCTAGAAACGATTCACAATCCCACGGTGTGTTCTTGATGAGGTCTGTCAGCTTCTTGAATTATGCTTCTCTTACTGATATAGGTTGAACCTAGTTCCTCTGGTGGAGATGTTTTGATGTTGACACCGAGAGATACCCTTCATTCTCTTGTACAATATAGAATGATCGGGGGCACTCTTGATCTATATTTCTTTTCTGGACCACACCCTCAAGCCGTTGTTGAACAATATGGAGAGCTAATCGGGTTTCCCACCTGGCAACCCATATGGGGCTTTGGCTTTCAACTTTGCAGGCAAGTATAGTTTCATTTGAAAAGCAACGACAATATTGACTTGTACCCAGATTCGGGTATCACGATTTGAACGAAACGCGCGAACAAGTCACGAACATGCGCGAAGCCGGAATTCCACTTGAAGGTGTAATCAACTTTGTTTCTCGTGGCAACTGTCCGGTTGAAATTTTTTGTTTCGCCAGTTATGTGGAATGACATCGATCTATATCTCGCATTTCGCGATTTTACCACCGATCCCGAGCGCTTCCCAGCTGAAGCCGTCAGGGCATTCATTCATGAACTTGTAAGGCTGGCCTTGCCCTTCACACTGGCTATGCTAAGTTTGCAATGTCATTCTAGGCGGCGAATCACCAAAAATGTGGTGCAATGACCTTTTCTACAATGACACAGTTCTGACAAAATCACACATACAGACATTCCTATCGTTGATGCTGCCATAGCGAAGACGGTCAACAGTACCGATCTAGTTTGTACCCTTCCTGGAATCCTTTGCGGCCTTCGCCATCTAATCACTGTCCTAGTACAATCCGTATTCTAGCGGAAACGAGCGGTAAGATAACTGAAAGgctttttcttcaattccagGATTCAGAACAACCTTACAAACAGCGGTGTTTTCATCAAGAATCCCGATGGTTCTGAATACATTGGGCAGGTGTGGCCTGGCTTCACTGTATGTTCTCTCTCCTTCACCATAATCATCTTGACCCATTGTCAAACCCAGGTATTCCCTGATTGGTTCGGAAACTCAACGCAGTCGTGGTGGACGGAGGCTCTTCGGAATTGGAGCGAATCTGGGGTTGAGTATTCTGGAATATGGTTGGACATGAACGAACCTTCCTCTTTCTGTGAAGGGTCGTGGTCAGTGGTCCATTTGTAACCATCCAAAATCTCCTCACCACATTTTGCCACAGTGGGACCGGCCAACTTTTGTCCAAGTTGCAGGTTCCGCCCGTCGTTTTACCCGGTACTCCCGGAAACTTGGTCACAGATTATCCTGAATGGTGCGTTATATGTCATGAATCATGTCTGGCCTATCGTTCAACTTTACAGCTACGATCCCGACAAGTTTGGTCCCAGTGGAAACATCACTGTGAATGGAACACTGACCTGCCAACCTTCCGCATCTTTGTCCAAGCGTGCTGTCCCAGACCCAGCACAAACACAAATCGACGTCAATTCTGTGCCATATGCAATACATAATGGTGAAGTTTTCCTAATCCATCTATGAACGTAGATATTGACGGCGGACAGGAAATGGTCGTTTATCTGTCGGAACTGTGGCTACCAACGCTACACACGCGAATGGAATCGTCGATATAAACGTCCATAATTTATTTGGCTTGACGGAGGAGAAGGCTACACATTTAGCTCTTCAACAACTTAAACCTGGAACACGACCATTCCTCATCGCTCGTTCCACATTTCCGTCCTCCGGGAAATGGACCGGACATTGGGTATGTGATCGTGAGTCTTTTGTGCCGAGGATAAGTTACATCAGTGTTTTTTTAGCTCGGCGATAATTTTTCGAAGTGTGTTTGTCGCGAATTACCAACTAGTCAGATCATCTGAATTCTTTTGCAGATGGCAGTATCTCTATCTAAACATCCAAGGCGTGCTGCAATTCCAACTCTTCCAGATACCTTTTGTCGGTGCAGATACTTGCGGTTTCAGTATGCTTTAAGTCGTTCGCACATCGGAAGGGCACTAATGTGTTTAATTTTAGACGGTAATACAGACGAGGAGCTTTGTAATCGTTGGATGCAATTATCTGCCTTCATGCCCTTCTATCGAAACCACAATACCAAGGGTGCAATATCTCAAGAACCGTACCGATGGGAGAGTGTAACAAATGCGTCACGGATTGCGATCGCAGCTCGTTATTCTCTACTGCCATACTGGGTGAGTATAATTCTCCGGTTCCGTATATATCCTTACTGTCCGCAGTACACGCTCTTCGCCAATTCTTCCATTCGCGGAACTCCCCCTGTTCGCGCACTCTTTTTTGAGTTTCCCAATGAACCAGAGCTGTTCGGTCTCGACACACAATACATGGTCGGAAGGGATATTTTGATTACTCCAGTACTATCTCCAAACGTCACGTCCGTTGACGGTACGCTCGCAACTCTCAAAGCGTCCACTCACGACTCAGAATATATTCCTTAGGAATCTTCCCTGGGCGTGGCCAGGTGGTGTGGCGTGACTTCTTTACTCATCAGGTGGTCCAGCCATCTTCGAACGGAAACACCACGCTCGATGCGCCCCTCGGGCACATCAATGTACACATCCGAGACGGTTCTGCGATTCTCATGCACGCTAACCCTGGCTACACAACTGAGGAAACTCGCCAAGGACCTTTCGACCTACTGGTTTCACTATCGTTGAATCGGCAAGCCTACGGCTCATATTACCTTGACGATGGCCTTAGTTTCCCTCCGGGACCTAACACCACATTAACGATCCTAGCGTCGAATAATCAGCTTGTAATCAACCCTGAAGGGCAGTTCAAAATCGGCCAGCCTCTCCAGGGGATCACGATTTTGGGTATCGGCGAGCGTCCCTCAATGGTTGCAGTCCATAACGATTCCATTACCTCCTGGGTTTACGACGAGTCGCTCGGAGAGCTCAAAATATCTAATATGACCTTGGATCTAAACACAGCTCAAGCGGTGATGTGGGGGTAGGATCATCCTATAACCCCTTTCATTTTCTGCTGTTCTCTCCTCTTTCGATTCAGATAACTGAATTCATTGCTACCCAAATCAGGACTACAAAAATGTATAAAGTATCTGTTACGGTTGGAATCAAGAATGTTGTGCCCTTGTAAACGACATAATAAGGGCGTCTGTGTGAGACAACTGCTGAATCGACTCACTGGATAAACCAACGCTGATCGGCGGCGACACAATTGCCGCCATGTGCGTTCTGGGGGGCTTGGCAGTTGAACGCAACGAAGTCTAGAACATCGGCCTGACAATCATTTAACGACTTCCTTGAGCAACAGGGCCATTCACTCACCCAATCTGTGCGGCAATAAGCCAGGTCTCCCAAATCATGGTTAACAAAGAACGTTTTGCAGCTCCTGAAGGTCATGACAATGGTGTTGTTAGTCTATGAGTTGCAAGTAAGTGTATCTGtctggaacatgaaaaacTGTGGACGAACTCCTGTTCCGATAGGAAAGATGGCTCCTATCCAAATGGCAGTTATAGGCGGGTTACAACTCAATACCTCATGGATGTGACGCACCTATATTCTCGCTATCAAATCGTAACGCGTCCGCGATGATATGACATTCGTTGGGATCGGGCCCCCCGCCAGAGGGAGTGAAGCAATTGGTGTTACCTGGAAAGGGCGAGTAAGTCAGGAGGAAGAACCATGAGCCTTGAGGTCGCTCACACTGTTGACCACAAACGTTGGTAGGTGGAGTTTGGCGCAGTTCAATAGCCCGGTTACCAAGGGTTCGTTTGGTTTGGGGACAAGTAACGAACTCGACCTTCACATCTCGATGTTCCCCGATGAACATCTCGCTGTTCACAACTTGTCCCGGACAAACTTCACCTGATGGACCATTGGAAATACTCGCGGCGCCACATGGACGCACTGTGAGGGAGAGAAGAGAAACAAGGACACTGATAGTGAAGTACTTCTTCATCATGCCACTGTAGTATAATTAACTTACTAGGATCCTTCTTTTATATGTCTAGTTGTTTCCGCCAAATTCCCAGAGCGGTCAGAACTAACCGAAAATTTATGATCATAAGGCCTCACTGAGAGGAATGTCTTTAAATACCACACGGTGATTCTTCAGAGCATCAAGGATCACCGCCTCACGATGCCAAACGTTCAGCGTCTTCACCGGCATGAACTGGAAACTGTGGTCACCAGACCTCAACACCTTCATCAGGCTTCGAGTCCTTGTTTCCCCTCAACTTACCGTTCTAACAACCCGTCTTCTATCTTTTCTCCTTTTGAAACTTGTTCATAAGTGGGCGAGGTTATATTCTCACATGCATATGTAAGAGTGCAACGATCACCTGgaaagttttttttttttcgaacgCGCCATACGGCGCTCTTATCGCACGTTTTTGCACCGAATCTAGTATAAAGCCAACTGGAACATTCAGCCAGGACACATTCACTTTCCGCATGGCCGATCATGTTTGTCCGAAACGCATCCTGGTGATCGGCGGGGGTCCAACCGGTCTAGCTACTTTGAAGAATTTTCTAGAACTCGGAAAGGATACGTTCGAACGAGTAGAGCTGGTGGAAAGGCGAGATGATGTAGGAGGAGTCTGGTAAGATAGAACGCCTACCTTTGATTCCTTTAGCTGAAGTGTCGAAACACAGGTATCTGGATCCTTTTGAGATTACGCCTGAGCAGGCTCAAAACCCCCGTTGGCCATCGCCTTCTTATCCAGGTCTCGTCGGCAACGTTTTGCCCGAGTTCCTATCATTAAGGGATGCACCATTCCCAGAACCACCCAGCACCCCTCAGCAACCTTTTCCGACGCTGAAAGAAACATATCGGTACCTTCGCGACTTTGCAGAGCCCTACATCAAGAATGGGAACATACGGCTTGGCCATGAAGTGACTAGGGTCGAAGAGCTGCCCGATCTTGCTGGTTGGAAGGTAAAATTCAAAGACTGGAGCAACGGATGGAATGGAGTTGAACGAGAAGAAATTTGGGACGCGGTTGTTGTTGCCGTTGGATGGTACGATAACCCGGTATGGCCTGAAACAGAAGGTCTGGAATTgttgagagagaaagggTTGGCTAGCCACGCAAAACTTTGGCGAGGACCTGAGGGCTGCGAAGGGAAGGTTTGTTACTTCTCTCTCTATTTACCCTTCATGTGTCCGACTCTGAGCACCAACATCTCACAGCGAATGTTAGTCATCGGCAACGCGAATTCTTCCAATGACGTTGCTGCCCAGCTTGCAGCCGTCGCTCGGTCTCCGGTGTACCGAAGCATTAGACGTGCTGCTTTTCCTGGGTTCCCCAGTTTACCAGACGAGCGAATCGAAGATGTCGCTCCCGTGCGTAAATACATCCTCGGCCCGTCGGAAGATATCTTCAATGTTGAACTCGAAAACGGGACTTTAATAGAGAATCTCAGTCGTGTCATTGTGGGAACAGGCTATCGCCCATACCCTGGTTTCATCCACGTCCTTTCCACTGCGAAAGCCATTCAATCGGGCCTCGAACCTCTCATGACGGAAAACATAACCCCTCATCGCATCCCTTCCCTCCATCGTCATATTCTTTACGCCCCCAACCCTACTTTGGCGTTCACGGGTTCTGTGATGGCTTATACCCCGTTCACTGTCAACGACGTGGCTTCTGCATGGCTTGCCCTTGCCTGGATTGGGGAAATCTGTTATCCGTCCTCCTCGAATGGTCGCTTAGCATTCGAGGCCAAACGACTAAAAGCTATCGATGAAGGCCGTCGACAATGGGCTGGATCCCTAGAAAAGGAAGGATTGCACGACAATAGAGCCATGCCATCATCTCTCATGCAATACTCTGTATTAGCTGCCGCCGAGGAAGAATATGCAGGTGACTTGAGGGAAGACGTTGTAAAGGCAAGACCGGAACTAGGCAAGGGTGTGGAAGACGGTGGATATCCAATCTGGAATGACGAAAGGCGAGTTCACAGAGAAAGAATGTATCCGATCAAGTTTGGGGCACTCAAGTGGGCAAGGGAGAATCACATAAAAGGAGGTACTGAAGTATAGACAATGTATGTATTTGATTAGAATTTTGTGTCTTTTGAGTAAACGTAGTCTAGTTTACGACCTCAGACGGTACAACCTCCGTTCATTAGAGATATAGCTACAGACTACCGTAAAGAGGATAAACGATTCACGTAAAACAATAACAATGCATGTATATCGTCGGGATTCCGAAGGAAAACCAGCGCTGATGGGCGAGGTGATATCAAGTATGGCAAGAAAGGAATACCCTGCTACTTAGAACCATTGCCTATTTATACATTTTGACCAACCTCTCATCCCTCCATCTTAACATAAATACATTACTTAAGTAGATCTTAATTCGTAAAAAAACGTAAACGTAACGAAACCCCCAGGACTGGGTATACTCATTTCTGAGTCTGCCTCGTCCTATTCCCCGACAGTGACAATCTGGAAAGCAAGTCATTCCACGAGTGATGGGATGGTTCATCATCCTCGAGATTGAATGACCCAGGCATCTGGAGTGCCATATCGTCATCCCTATCTCGACGAATGCTAGAGGGCGATTCCTCGGGTGCAGAGACatcatctctcctttctgaTGGCGTCGAAGGTTGATTAGCCGGCAGTGGGAGTGATTTCAGGGATATGGCAGGAGAAGTGGGAGTCCGGACCCCATTTTCATGTGGGTGATCTTCGTCGGGGGCAGTCACTGTGACATTGGCATTATCCCCAGGTTCATGGCTACCAAGTTTCCTTGCCTCACTCAAACCAGTCTCCGGGGACTGGCTTGCTTCGGAGTTCCTCCAACCgacttcctcgtcctcgtcgtcagTGGTAACATTGCTTTCACTTCCAGTTGTCGTATGACTTGGTCCCCATCCCCCACTACTAGTAGACGAGCTCTTTTCGAGGTTTCTACTACCAATGGTACTTTTGAGTCGGCTGATTGCCCTAGCACTGGCAATTGCCGAACGCCATCGAGCGCGTGGATCGAAGTGGTCTCGAAGCCCGACGCCAAGATCATGTTCGGCAGAGGGCTTATGAGTAGTTAACCACTGAAAAGAAAGACATGGTTTGCGAGAGTCAACACGATAGATTAAGACTAGAACTTACCGCATCATTCAATGCTGCGCTTGCTGTTGGTCTTTTCGTCGGATCAGGGTTTAAGAGCGAACGTATGAACGTTTTTGCTGCGCAACGATGAGAACTATGTACAAGTGAATGATTTCACGCACCTTCTTTACTAACGTTCTTCCAGTATTTTTCATGAAACTCGATCTTTGCCTCGGTTGTCTCTCTGATTAGTGTCTTGGTGTCTTCAGACCGGAATGGAGAGTAACCACAAAGCAGAACGTAGGTGATGATTCTAATGGTGATTTGAGCCCAGTACGAGTGATGGTGAAGAAACAGAACAGACCCTGTGCTCCATGTGTCCACAGCCTTTCCATGTCCTTCATTGAGTAGTACTTCTGGAGCAACATAACCAACGCTACCGGCAAGTGAATGCA
Coding sequences:
- a CDS encoding uncharacterized protein (CAZy:GH31), with translation MLLHRLNLSTFSFLGIIALVSDGAQGARNTSSCPGYELTSRSDSETGFVAALKLNGPPCDAFGNDIPNLTIQVTYESTSRLHVNIFDSNHKQFVVPESVVSRPPAPTQSFVNGSDLVFNFESSPFTFWVTRRSDPQSLPLFDTRLNSLPATPIPPVIANDNSTALDNFNLVFEDQYLQLTSALPNDANIYGLGEFYSESGFRRRISENGGSIQTFWDRDAADPIDANMYGSHPFYMEHRFNEARNDSQSHGVFLMSSSGGDVLMLTPRDTLHSLVQYRMIGGTLDLYFFSGPHPQAVVEQYGELIGFPTWQPIWGFGFQLCRFGYHDLNETREQVTNMREAGIPLEVMWNDIDLYLAFRDFTTDPERFPAEAVRAFIHELAANHQKYIPIVDAAIAKTVNSTDLYNPYSSGNERGVFIKNPDGSEYIGQVWPGFTVFPDWFGNSTQSWWTEALRNWSESGVEYSGIWLDMNEPSSFCEGSCGTGQLLSKLQVPPVVLPGTPGNLVTDYPECYDPDKFGPSGNITVNGTLTCQPSASLSKRAVPDPAQTQIDVNSVPYAIHNGNGRLSVGTVATNATHANGIVDINVHNLFGLTEEKATHLALQQLKPGTRPFLIARSTFPSSGKWTGHWLGDNFSKWQYLYLNIQGVLQFQLFQIPFVGADTCGFNGNTDEELCNRWMQLSAFMPFYRNHNTKGAISQEPYRWESVTNASRIAIAARYSLLPYWYTLFANSSIRGTPPVRALFFEFPNEPELFGLDTQYMVGRDILITPVLSPNVTSVDGIFPGRGQVVWRDFFTHQVVQPSSNGNTTLDAPLGHINVHIRDGSAILMHANPGYTTEETRQGPFDLLVSLSLNRQAYGSYYLDDGLSFPPGPNTTLTILASNNQLVINPEGQFKIGQPLQGITILGIGERPSMVAVHNDSITSWVYDESLGELKISNMTLDLNTAQAVMWG